In one Musa acuminata AAA Group cultivar baxijiao chromosome BXJ2-5, Cavendish_Baxijiao_AAA, whole genome shotgun sequence genomic region, the following are encoded:
- the LOC103985656 gene encoding proline dehydrogenase 1, mitochondrial, producing the protein MAIATKIPTKIPRTLVARYLSSASTLADQLPEAPSQPPAPTLDLSDTRQLFASVPTATLLRSLANLSTLAAGPIVDLGAAALRAAAAAPEGRLLPAAVLGVARATVHRHFCAGEGFEEAGRAVEAMWAEQGLRSILDYGMEDAEDSAACDRNLDGFLRTVEMASSLPPISASVCVKITALCPISLLERASDLLRWKQKDPTFQLPWSTHSFPILCDSSPLYLTPSVPDPLTETQELDLRLAQQRLSKICHRCAEAGIPLVIDAEYASLQPAVDYFTYSAAIQFNHGDQPMVYGTIQAYLRDSRERMVNAVEAAERQGIPLGIKLVRGAYLTRETNLALSLGVPSPIHGSIQETHQCFDNCAAFLLERVRRGSGAILLATHNVRSGQAAAAKAEELGIGKEDQKLQFAQLLGMADGLSLGLKNAGFQVSKYVPFGPVEQVIPYLLRRAEENRGLLSTSTVDRQLIRKELMRRLATAVVGRT; encoded by the exons ATGGCAATAGCTACGAAAATCCCCACAAAAATCCCCCGAACCCTCGTCGCCCGATACCTCTCCTCCGCCTCCACCCTCGCCGATCAGCTCCCCGAGGCCCCCTCGCAACCACCGGCCCCGACACTCGACCTCTCCGACACCCGGCAACTATTCGCCTCCGTCCCTACCGCCACCCTCCTCCGGTCCCTCGCCAACCTCTCCACCCTGGCCGCAGGGCCGATCGTCGACCTGGGCGCGGCGGCGCTGCGGGCGGCTGCCGCGGCGCCGGAGGGCCGCCTCCTCCCGGCCGCCGTCCTCGGGGTGGCCCGCGCGACGGTGCACCGCCACTTCTGCGCCGGCGAGGGGTTCGAGGAGGCGGGCCGCGCCGTGGAGGCGATGTGGGCGGAGCAGGGGCTGCGCTCGATCCTGGACTACGGGATGGAGGACGCCGAGGACAGCGCCGCCTGCGACCGCAACCTCGACGGGTTCCTGCGGACGGTCGAGATGGCGTCGTCGCTCCCGCCCATCTCC GCAAGTGTGTGCGTGAAGATTACAGCACTTTGCCCCATCTCCTTGCTCGAGAGAGCCAGTGATCTATTGAGGTGGAAGCAGAAGGACCCCACATTTCAGCTTCCGTGGAGCACCCATTCATTTCCCATTCTTTGCGACTCCAGCCCTCTCTATCTCACCCCTTCAGTGCCAGATCCTCTGACAGAGACCCAAGAGCTTGATCTCCGATTAGCCCAGCAAAGGCTGTCAAAGATCTGCCATAGGTGTGCAGAAGCTGGTATCCCGTTGGTGATCGATGCAGAATACGCCTCGCTGCAGCCTGCAGTTGATTACTTCACGTACTCAGCAGCAATACAGTTCAATCATGGAGACCAACCTATGGTCTACGGGACAATCCAGGCTTACTTGAGGGACTCCAGGGAGAGGATGGTAAACGCCGTCGAGGCCGCGGAGAGACAGGGGATCCCTCTGGGGATTAAACTAGTGAGAGGCGCTTATCTAACAAGAGAGACCAATCTGGCTTTATCTTTGGGTGTGCCGTCTCCCATCCACGGGAGCATCCAGGAAACACACCAGTGCTTCGACAATTGTGCTGCCTTCTTGCTGGAGAGGGTCAGGAGGGGATCCGGTGCAATCCTGCTTGCCACCCACAACGTTCGATCTG GGCAAGCCGCTGCAGCGAAGGCAGAGGAGCTGGGAATCGGAAAGGAAGACCAGAAACTACAGTTTGCACAGCTACTGGGGATGGCGGACGGGCTCTCTCTAGGACTCAAGAATGCAGGTTTCCAGGTGAGCAAGTACGTGCCTTTCGGGCCGGTGGAGCAAGTAATTCCATACCTCCTCAGGAGAGCCGAGGAGAACAGAGGACTCCTTTCCACCTCCACTGTAGACAGACAGCTGATAAG GAAGGAGCTCATGAGAAGACTTGCAACTGCAGTTGTTGGGCGGACTTGA